In Rhizobium sp. BT04, the following proteins share a genomic window:
- a CDS encoding sarcosine oxidase subunit alpha family protein — protein MTSFRLSSGGRIDRATSLGFTFDGRPLEGHPGDTLASALLANGIKLVGRSFKYHRPRGILTAGAAEPNALVTTGSGGRTEPNTRATMIELYQGLTAKSQNRWPSLGFDVGAVNGLLSPFLSAGFYYKTFMWPAALWEKLYEPVIRKAAGLGRASYEADPDSYEKCWAHCDLLVIGAGPAGLAAALTAGRAGARVILADEGPELGGSLLSDNVSGDGKPAGALLQELLTELEGLENVRRLPRMTVFGWYDDNVFGAVERVQKHVAMPDPDRPVERLWRIVARQAILATGAEERPLVFGGNDIPGVMMAGAMRSYLNRQAVAPGQNTVIFTTNDTAYDTAADLEAAGLAVAAIVDSRADGGKGWQGRAEVLKGARIIDAFGGKRLRGVSVETKDGLRRIEADALAMSGGWSPIIHLACHRGAKPQWSDEASAFLAPVQQEGLAVAGAAAGMGQTTACLGDGAAKAAAALKAIGFAAAEPAFAAASEADAQAKPLWSVKGSKGKAFVDYQNDVHLKDLGLAVREGYGHVELAKRYTTSGMATDQGKLSNINAIGILAEARGVSPAEVGTTTFRPFYTPVSFGALTGASRGKDFQPARKSPLHGWAEKNGAVFVETGLWYRSSWFPRVGETTWRESVDREVLNIRKNAGLCDVSTLGKIEIFGKDAAAFLDRIYCNGFAKLAVGKARYGIMLREDGFIYDDGTTSRFSDDHFFMTTTTALAAGVLTHLEFCAQTLWPELDVCFASSTDQWAQMAVAGPKSRAILSEIVDEDLSDAAFPFMSARKVSLFGGRIEGRLFRISFSGELAYELAVPAGYGESVADAIMASGEKHGICAYGAEALGVLRIEKGHVTHAEINGTVTPGDLGFGRMVSSTKPDFIGKAMLARDGLQDPERPRLVGVKPLNPASGFRTGSHILAEGAAATLENDQGYVTSSAFSPTLGHTIGLALVRRGPERIGEKVTVWNGLRNEFTDAVLCHPVFIDPENEKLHA, from the coding sequence ATGACGAGCTTCCGTCTTTCCTCCGGCGGCCGCATCGACCGCGCCACTTCGCTCGGCTTCACCTTCGACGGCAGGCCCCTCGAAGGCCATCCGGGCGATACGCTTGCCTCGGCGCTGCTTGCCAACGGTATCAAGCTCGTCGGCCGCAGCTTCAAATATCACCGCCCGCGCGGCATCCTGACGGCGGGCGCTGCCGAACCGAACGCACTGGTGACGACAGGCAGTGGCGGGCGCACCGAACCGAACACACGCGCCACGATGATCGAGCTTTATCAGGGGCTGACGGCAAAGAGCCAGAACCGCTGGCCGTCGCTCGGCTTCGATGTCGGCGCGGTCAACGGGCTGCTCTCGCCCTTCCTCAGCGCCGGTTTTTACTACAAGACCTTCATGTGGCCGGCAGCCCTCTGGGAAAAACTCTACGAGCCGGTGATCCGCAAGGCGGCCGGCCTCGGCAGAGCCTCTTACGAAGCCGATCCCGATTCCTACGAGAAATGCTGGGCGCATTGCGATCTGCTGGTGATCGGCGCCGGCCCTGCCGGCCTTGCCGCAGCGCTGACTGCCGGCCGCGCCGGCGCGCGCGTCATCCTCGCCGACGAGGGCCCCGAACTCGGCGGCAGCCTGCTTTCCGACAACGTTTCTGGCGACGGCAAGCCGGCGGGCGCTCTTCTCCAAGAACTGCTTACCGAACTGGAGGGCCTGGAGAACGTGCGCCGCCTGCCGCGCATGACGGTGTTCGGCTGGTACGACGACAATGTCTTCGGCGCCGTCGAACGGGTGCAGAAACATGTGGCGATGCCCGATCCGGATCGTCCGGTCGAACGCTTGTGGCGCATCGTCGCCCGCCAGGCGATCCTGGCGACCGGCGCCGAAGAACGGCCGCTCGTCTTCGGCGGTAACGATATTCCCGGTGTGATGATGGCAGGCGCCATGCGCAGCTATCTCAACCGGCAGGCGGTGGCGCCCGGCCAAAACACGGTGATCTTCACCACCAACGATACTGCATATGACACCGCCGCCGACCTTGAAGCCGCCGGCCTCGCCGTCGCGGCGATCGTCGACAGCCGCGCCGATGGCGGCAAGGGCTGGCAGGGCCGCGCTGAAGTGCTGAAGGGCGCCCGGATCATCGATGCGTTCGGCGGCAAGCGCCTGCGCGGCGTCAGCGTCGAAACCAAAGACGGCCTTCGCCGGATCGAAGCGGATGCGCTTGCCATGTCGGGCGGCTGGAGCCCGATCATCCACCTTGCCTGCCATCGCGGGGCGAAGCCGCAATGGTCGGACGAGGCCTCGGCGTTTCTGGCGCCTGTCCAGCAGGAGGGCCTTGCCGTTGCCGGCGCGGCAGCCGGCATGGGGCAAACCACGGCCTGCCTCGGTGATGGCGCCGCAAAGGCGGCGGCGGCGTTGAAGGCGATTGGCTTTGCAGCGGCGGAGCCGGCCTTTGCTGCTGCTTCCGAGGCGGATGCACAGGCAAAGCCGCTCTGGTCGGTCAAGGGCTCGAAGGGCAAGGCTTTCGTCGATTACCAGAACGACGTGCATCTCAAGGATTTGGGTCTCGCCGTCCGCGAAGGCTACGGCCACGTCGAACTCGCCAAGCGCTACACCACATCAGGCATGGCGACAGACCAGGGCAAGCTTTCCAACATCAACGCCATCGGCATCCTCGCCGAGGCGCGTGGCGTGTCGCCCGCCGAGGTGGGAACGACGACCTTTCGGCCCTTCTATACGCCGGTTTCCTTCGGCGCTTTGACCGGGGCATCGCGCGGCAAGGATTTCCAGCCGGCGCGGAAATCACCGCTGCACGGCTGGGCTGAAAAGAACGGCGCGGTCTTCGTCGAAACCGGCCTCTGGTATCGTTCTTCCTGGTTTCCGCGCGTCGGCGAAACGACGTGGCGCGAAAGCGTCGACCGCGAAGTGTTGAACATCCGCAAAAATGCCGGCCTCTGCGACGTCTCGACCCTCGGCAAGATCGAAATCTTCGGTAAGGATGCGGCTGCTTTCCTCGATCGTATCTATTGCAACGGCTTCGCCAAGCTTGCTGTCGGCAAGGCGCGTTACGGCATCATGCTGCGCGAGGATGGCTTCATCTATGACGACGGCACCACCAGCCGCTTCAGCGACGATCACTTCTTCATGACGACGACGACCGCACTTGCTGCCGGCGTTCTGACCCATCTCGAATTCTGCGCCCAGACCCTCTGGCCGGAGCTCGACGTCTGCTTCGCCTCCTCGACCGATCAATGGGCGCAGATGGCCGTTGCCGGACCGAAGTCGCGCGCCATCCTCTCCGAGATCGTCGACGAGGATCTGTCGGATGCAGCCTTCCCCTTCATGAGCGCCCGCAAGGTTTCACTGTTTGGCGGCCGCATCGAAGGCCGGCTTTTCCGCATCTCCTTCTCCGGCGAACTCGCCTACGAGCTGGCGGTGCCGGCCGGCTATGGCGAGAGCGTTGCCGACGCGATCATGGCATCAGGTGAGAAACACGGCATCTGCGCTTATGGCGCCGAAGCGCTCGGCGTTCTCCGCATCGAGAAAGGCCATGTCACTCACGCGGAGATCAACGGCACGGTCACGCCAGGCGATCTCGGTTTCGGCCGCATGGTTTCATCAACCAAGCCGGATTTCATCGGCAAGGCAATGCTCGCCCGCGACGGCCTGCAGGATCCCGAGCGCCCGCGCCTTGTCGGCGTCAAGCCGCTCAATCCGGCAAGCGGCTTCCGCACCGGTTCGCATATCCTTGCCGAGGGCGCTGCGGCGACGCTCGAAAACGATCAGGGCTACGTCACATCGAGCGCTTTCTCGCCGACGCTCGGCCATACGATCGGCCTGGCGCTCGTCCGGCGCGGGCCGGAGCGCATCGGTGAAAAGGTGACGGTCTGGAACGGCCTGCGCAACGAATTCACCGATGCGGTGCTCTGCCATCCCGTCTTCATCGATCCCGAAAACGAGAAGCTCCATGCCTGA
- a CDS encoding sarcosine oxidase subunit gamma family protein — MPDLPQHKPVLAGTRYTGISGAGIRLEALPEGHLLHVLGAIEPTALAAELAKAGFAKSSIRKAGFRQWFIAGDEPLSPAGLDALAVALAGKAYVMDQSHGRVRIGVSGRSSRLLLSKGTAVDLDPSIFPEGHSVMTMIGHLSVQIVRTGDDSFELTVLRSFAESLWDELGHMAASADKDGAWGQP; from the coding sequence ATGCCTGATCTTCCGCAACACAAACCGGTTCTGGCCGGGACTAGATATACCGGCATCTCAGGGGCGGGCATCCGGCTGGAAGCCTTGCCGGAGGGCCATCTCCTGCATGTGCTCGGCGCAATCGAGCCCACCGCGCTCGCCGCGGAATTGGCTAAGGCAGGCTTTGCGAAAAGTTCGATCCGCAAGGCGGGCTTCCGCCAATGGTTCATCGCCGGCGACGAGCCGCTTAGCCCCGCCGGCCTCGATGCTCTCGCAGTCGCACTTGCGGGAAAGGCCTACGTCATGGACCAGAGCCACGGGCGTGTGCGCATCGGCGTCTCCGGCCGCTCTTCGCGGCTGCTTCTGTCGAAAGGCACCGCCGTCGATCTGGATCCTTCCATCTTCCCGGAGGGCCATTCTGTTATGACGATGATCGGTCATCTCTCCGTACAGATCGTCCGCACCGGCGACGACAGCTTCGAACTCACCGTTCTGCGCAGTTTTGCTGAAAGCCTTTGGGACGAACTCGGGCATATGGCGGCGAGCGCCGACAAGGACGGCGCATGGGGGCAGCCCTGA
- a CDS encoding MFS transporter, which translates to MQRVALFVCAFLIGTGYATLLPYIAVVAIDGIGLSPAVYGSLTVAFSVTVIAVSFFLGQLFDRINNRASLVVLCAVVAIVGMLSIFFLRTEAAFAVIYCLCLPFSAVLFSQMFGYARLYLAATHEDSERPISWLRSTFSLAWVISPPIVAVVIAKYSAYSILLLVPALYTLVAAIFGCIWFSNRANDLRDTQTKPTPPQPINWETVRDVWLGVLGMICIRVGLTLSGMAIPLFVLNDLKGTASDVGYAVSIPALVEVPLIIFWGTLAGRYGKVAVIAFSALLFAIYLLLVSVVATPIQLLGLQILNGVAAACLISVSIGYLQEVIPGRLGLSTSLIDVVSVTATAASAVLFGYAASFNYRSVFAFAALVVVIGVAAMSTEYARNSRLRSQRS; encoded by the coding sequence ATGCAGCGTGTAGCTCTTTTTGTTTGCGCGTTTCTTATCGGTACAGGATACGCGACGCTTCTGCCCTACATCGCCGTTGTGGCGATAGACGGCATAGGCCTTTCGCCTGCAGTCTATGGCAGTCTGACCGTGGCGTTTTCGGTGACCGTCATTGCCGTTTCCTTCTTCCTTGGGCAGCTATTCGATCGCATAAATAACAGGGCTTCGCTTGTCGTCCTATGCGCGGTAGTTGCGATCGTCGGTATGCTTTCGATATTCTTCCTTCGCACAGAAGCAGCATTCGCTGTGATATATTGCTTGTGCCTGCCCTTCAGTGCCGTGCTCTTTTCCCAAATGTTCGGATATGCAAGGTTATATCTGGCGGCAACGCACGAGGACTCTGAGCGGCCGATTTCTTGGCTACGCAGCACGTTTTCTCTAGCGTGGGTAATTTCACCTCCCATCGTAGCGGTCGTTATCGCAAAGTACTCCGCTTACTCTATTCTGCTGCTGGTTCCGGCATTATACACACTCGTGGCGGCGATTTTCGGATGCATCTGGTTTTCGAATCGAGCCAACGATCTAAGGGATACGCAAACGAAGCCGACGCCTCCGCAGCCCATCAATTGGGAAACAGTGCGTGACGTCTGGCTTGGCGTGTTGGGAATGATTTGTATCCGGGTAGGGCTGACGCTTTCCGGTATGGCGATCCCGTTGTTTGTCTTGAACGACCTAAAAGGGACCGCAAGCGACGTCGGCTACGCGGTCTCTATTCCGGCGCTGGTTGAGGTGCCCCTAATCATTTTCTGGGGGACTTTGGCAGGTCGTTACGGCAAAGTAGCGGTAATTGCGTTTTCAGCGCTCTTGTTTGCCATCTACCTCCTCCTCGTCTCGGTAGTTGCCACGCCCATTCAATTGCTTGGCCTACAGATCTTGAACGGCGTAGCGGCTGCCTGCCTCATTTCCGTCTCGATAGGGTATTTGCAGGAAGTGATACCGGGACGCCTCGGCCTTTCCACTTCGCTGATCGACGTCGTCTCAGTCACTGCCACCGCCGCAAGCGCTGTTCTGTTCGGGTACGCGGCGAGCTTCAACTACCGTTCGGTCTTCGCCTTCGCGGCTCTCGTCGTCGTGATTGGGGTAGCCGCGATGTCCACCGAATATGCACGCAACTCGCGCCTTAGAAGCCAACGCAGTTAA
- a CDS encoding glycosyltransferase: MADSIVLDDVSLKSVMQDGNYRRRFLDVATKAIDTSRSDVTDLMEIPDGDPVIASISSLLAKAKRAAIQSETSQRLALVVPMWREVRRLRPSDETNPHGENCAVDKLLALDWLFSGTKTDWHVFFVDDDCPEGSGDVASELIAAAGFEGRATVLKLQQGYPYSSGPLSRLTTLEQSNKGGAVVLGCLAAVAEGFDIIGYTDCDNSIHAAQLGLLLPILESSPVAIGNRWASSPYSWFHPSREAFLDRLRILFHIQRLLAVTTVFPDVVSPFKLFHREPLRLMLDDMDRFDFCFDFDLAGSATKRSFEARCEGVILFDSHLETAWNHHGHGRIWYQKLNGMVSSARKFGLRHNLAAADLVDRYVRSADDVSRIMEAGPPAAILKADLPDLGKSEVFSMAETEFHLSMVLG, translated from the coding sequence GTGGCAGACTCAATAGTTCTTGATGACGTTTCACTTAAATCCGTCATGCAAGACGGAAACTATCGAAGGCGTTTCTTGGATGTTGCTACTAAGGCAATTGATACAAGTCGCTCCGATGTTACCGATCTGATGGAGATACCAGATGGCGATCCGGTGATCGCCAGCATATCTTCACTTCTCGCGAAGGCGAAACGCGCCGCCATCCAATCGGAGACTTCCCAAAGGTTGGCTTTGGTTGTCCCGATGTGGAGGGAAGTGCGCCGGTTGCGCCCCAGCGACGAGACCAATCCTCACGGAGAAAATTGCGCCGTCGATAAATTGCTAGCACTCGATTGGCTCTTTTCAGGAACAAAGACGGATTGGCACGTCTTTTTTGTCGATGACGATTGCCCCGAAGGAAGTGGAGATGTTGCGAGTGAACTCATTGCCGCTGCGGGCTTCGAGGGACGAGCCACGGTCCTTAAATTGCAGCAAGGCTACCCGTATTCTAGCGGTCCGCTGTCTAGGCTGACAACCTTGGAGCAGTCAAACAAGGGAGGAGCGGTCGTTTTAGGCTGCCTTGCCGCTGTTGCTGAAGGCTTCGATATCATTGGCTATACTGACTGCGACAACAGCATACATGCTGCGCAATTGGGGCTCCTATTGCCCATTCTGGAATCGTCACCAGTAGCAATTGGAAACCGCTGGGCCAGTAGTCCCTACTCTTGGTTTCATCCCAGCCGCGAAGCTTTCCTCGATAGGCTGCGCATTCTTTTCCACATTCAGCGTCTGCTTGCGGTAACGACGGTGTTTCCGGATGTTGTCTCGCCTTTCAAGCTGTTCCATCGCGAACCGCTGCGGCTCATGTTGGACGATATGGATCGTTTCGATTTCTGTTTTGACTTCGATCTGGCGGGGTCTGCTACGAAACGCTCTTTCGAAGCTCGATGTGAAGGGGTGATCCTTTTCGATTCGCATCTCGAAACCGCATGGAATCATCACGGCCACGGCCGGATCTGGTATCAAAAGCTGAATGGCATGGTCAGTTCCGCTCGGAAATTTGGTCTGCGGCACAACCTTGCTGCTGCTGATCTTGTGGATCGCTATGTGCGCTCCGCTGACGACGTGTCTCGCATCATGGAGGCGGGGCCTCCCGCAGCCATTCTTAAGGCAGATCTGCCGGATTTGGGAAAATCGGAAGTGTTTTCGATGGCGGAGACTGAATTTCACCTGTCGATGGTTTTGGGTTGA
- a CDS encoding histidine phosphatase family protein: protein MKLFARGQQLYVSKAIPGTNIYSWTDMAERRKSWVRPQTTATVYFIRHGETELNNQGLVSGTLDTRLTEKGRMQAANIPLTLLEPPDLLVASHLTRTWETANIFAAKRDIRLPIMRDARISEVDLGVLQGGPRVDVPEFAAGNVDYAPDGGETYRQAARRVASFLTDLEMLADSRAHQTICVFTHAGIMRIVETFFNDALAVSDIFKIRPNNASFASYQLSTWKISEAWVEIVSI, encoded by the coding sequence GTGAAATTATTTGCACGAGGGCAACAATTGTACGTGTCAAAAGCGATTCCGGGAACAAACATTTATAGCTGGACCGATATGGCTGAACGTCGCAAATCTTGGGTCCGGCCGCAGACGACGGCTACCGTTTATTTCATCCGGCATGGAGAAACCGAGCTGAACAACCAAGGACTTGTGTCAGGAACCTTGGATACCAGGCTTACCGAAAAAGGAAGAATGCAAGCCGCAAACATTCCTTTGACGCTCCTTGAGCCGCCGGATTTGCTAGTTGCGAGCCATCTCACCCGTACGTGGGAAACCGCGAATATCTTCGCCGCGAAGAGAGACATACGGCTGCCAATAATGCGGGACGCAAGAATCTCCGAAGTTGATCTCGGCGTACTGCAAGGGGGGCCGAGAGTTGACGTGCCAGAGTTCGCAGCCGGGAACGTGGATTATGCTCCCGACGGTGGCGAGACTTACCGCCAAGCTGCTCGGCGGGTAGCCTCATTCCTGACTGATCTCGAAATGCTGGCCGATTCCCGTGCTCACCAGACAATATGTGTTTTCACGCATGCCGGAATTATGCGCATCGTCGAAACCTTCTTCAATGATGCTCTGGCCGTTTCCGACATATTCAAAATACGGCCGAATAACGCATCTTTTGCCTCCTACCAACTGTCCACGTGGAAAATTTCAGAAGCGTGGGTTGAAATAGTTTCTATATAA
- a CDS encoding nucleotidyltransferase domain-containing protein → MRRDAAVETNTDRGAQRRHRHLEQARLFSLQKIDDIRQRLGTLDLDNTTSVAVVGSLARLEASSQSDIDFIILGKTNEEKLLTALSKIARDLGLSIPNPHGVFNKATELVDLIANIGTAGDTYENVSKRLLLLLEHASVANADLLKSQVSTIAHTYVFSRSEQPSFTFLLNDAIRYFRTVCVNNESSFREEKEKWALRNVKLKHSRIIMHCGLLLVLACASGKRESEAYDWFLRAIELPPLDRIRFVFEECRDRNFHIIEEAYDFFLEMISSSEVRLSLSRLPYEDRHLNITFLSLENNSRKLTSELYRFLHENSGMWSPRFLTRLIF, encoded by the coding sequence ATGCGCCGAGATGCCGCAGTCGAGACAAATACTGATAGAGGGGCGCAGCGACGACACCGGCATCTAGAGCAAGCGCGTTTATTCTCGCTTCAGAAGATAGATGACATTCGCCAACGCCTCGGTACCCTCGATTTGGACAACACCACCTCGGTTGCGGTTGTTGGCTCGTTGGCCAGGTTGGAAGCGTCCTCGCAGTCTGACATCGACTTCATTATTCTCGGAAAAACGAACGAGGAAAAGCTACTAACGGCGCTCTCCAAAATCGCGAGGGATCTCGGTCTATCAATTCCAAATCCTCACGGGGTCTTCAATAAGGCCACTGAACTGGTCGATCTGATTGCGAATATCGGAACTGCCGGGGATACTTACGAGAACGTAAGTAAGCGGCTTCTTCTTCTGTTGGAGCACGCATCTGTGGCGAACGCTGATCTCCTTAAGTCCCAGGTGTCGACGATCGCGCACACCTACGTCTTTTCACGTTCCGAGCAGCCTTCATTTACTTTCCTTCTCAACGACGCGATCCGGTACTTCCGGACCGTTTGTGTCAACAACGAGTCCTCTTTTCGGGAGGAAAAGGAAAAATGGGCGCTCAGGAACGTCAAGCTAAAACACAGCCGAATAATCATGCATTGCGGCCTCCTGCTCGTCCTTGCTTGCGCTAGCGGGAAACGCGAGAGCGAAGCCTACGACTGGTTCCTTCGTGCGATTGAGTTGCCTCCTCTCGACAGAATACGTTTCGTCTTCGAGGAATGCCGCGATCGCAATTTCCATATTATAGAAGAAGCATACGACTTCTTTTTGGAAATGATATCTTCTTCAGAGGTTCGATTAAGTTTGAGCAGATTACCCTATGAAGATCGTCATTTGAATATCACATTTCTTTCTCTTGAAAATAACTCAAGAAAATTAACATCGGAACTATACCGATTTCTTCATGAGAACAGCGGCATGTGGTCGCCTAGATTCTTAACGAGACTGATTTTTTAG
- a CDS encoding glycosyltransferase family 2 protein — MHISVIIPYRDRIDALTNTLTSLVSQRTPRRYEILVVDDGSVVPPQNLVLHNLISENIRYISQRNGGISKARNAGLHASSADVVIFLDCDMVVRSDFVESHAKLFDFSASPLLQVGPRRQLSVTPKGLSTEEIFELPSVDDDRTDFFSVFSSSLAEIEIGWHLCFGHNMSMRRADAIALSGFDENFQGWGFEDCEFAYRFRKLGGELIYNPSIAGLHQYHEFKWPVEATRYKAWRQNLDYFSSKHRDFSVMCQYILDPYFNPNNNVLDNIWTELLIRMEKILRIAKDRRGNAEIAKV; from the coding sequence ATGCATATCAGCGTAATCATTCCTTACAGGGATCGCATCGATGCTTTGACGAACACGCTTACGTCACTCGTGAGCCAACGCACGCCGAGGCGCTACGAAATATTAGTGGTAGATGATGGGTCGGTTGTCCCTCCACAGAATCTGGTCCTACATAATCTGATTTCGGAGAACATCCGGTACATTTCGCAACGGAATGGCGGAATATCTAAGGCTCGCAATGCGGGCCTTCACGCTTCGTCAGCAGATGTCGTTATCTTCCTTGATTGCGACATGGTCGTTCGGTCAGATTTTGTCGAAAGCCATGCGAAGTTATTCGATTTCTCCGCGTCGCCACTTCTGCAGGTCGGGCCGAGGAGGCAGTTGTCCGTTACCCCGAAGGGCTTGTCTACCGAGGAGATTTTCGAGCTTCCATCAGTTGACGATGATCGAACCGACTTCTTTTCCGTCTTTTCGTCAAGTCTTGCAGAGATAGAGATCGGCTGGCACCTTTGCTTCGGCCACAACATGTCCATGCGCCGGGCGGATGCGATAGCGTTGTCGGGGTTTGATGAGAATTTTCAGGGATGGGGCTTTGAAGATTGCGAGTTTGCCTACCGGTTCCGAAAACTTGGAGGTGAACTTATTTACAACCCCTCTATCGCAGGCCTCCATCAATATCATGAGTTCAAATGGCCAGTAGAAGCTACCCGCTATAAAGCATGGCGGCAGAATTTGGATTACTTTTCGTCCAAGCACCGAGATTTTTCGGTAATGTGCCAGTACATTTTAGATCCATACTTCAACCCAAATAATAATGTATTGGATAATATTTGGACTGAGCTCCTGATCCGAATGGAAAAAATTCTAAGAATTGCCAAAGATCGGCGCGGTAATGCTGAGATAGCTAAAGTTTAA
- a CDS encoding MFS transporter produces the protein MSNYIGIVTSNRGALRNAICLLLTGSAVASVAPYQSIIALETLKLSPQMYSAFLIVVSVVSLVFSMALGALSDRLNSRYGIMLVAAICGLLGHVAMLVDFGTITFVVVHAILLPFAATLFQQFFASIRQFASAMSKGDAELITSASRTLIAGSYVLIPPVVGLAVLVGLSFQWLYTFGAAFYAITIVLLATAKPLPVIQPAEKPKSPRKTNGRVLVNGILIPIAAMSLLEGARKINSIIFPLIVMNQARGTASDVGFLAGAIALLEIPMMLFWSSQLKRFKKSTIIAVAAIIYSVYLVIQSNASSIAGIYLIIPLNVIGASALMSINITFLQDLIPDQLGLSTSLISVTGFAGWAIASGTLGIGVSSLGYSGLSAVAGIFAFVAAVTLFALQRGAASAPEEQSAKT, from the coding sequence TTGAGCAACTATATCGGTATTGTGACTTCAAATCGCGGCGCTCTCAGGAACGCTATTTGCTTGTTATTGACCGGCAGTGCCGTCGCATCGGTGGCCCCCTATCAATCGATAATTGCACTTGAGACCCTAAAATTATCTCCGCAGATGTATTCTGCATTCCTAATAGTGGTTTCGGTCGTTTCGCTAGTCTTCTCCATGGCGCTCGGCGCTTTGAGCGACCGACTGAACAGCAGATATGGCATTATGCTTGTCGCGGCAATTTGTGGTTTGCTCGGCCATGTCGCAATGCTGGTAGACTTTGGGACCATCACGTTCGTCGTCGTCCATGCCATCTTGCTTCCGTTCGCTGCGACATTGTTCCAGCAATTTTTTGCATCTATCCGGCAGTTCGCGTCGGCCATGTCAAAGGGCGACGCAGAACTAATAACGTCTGCATCCAGAACATTGATAGCGGGCTCATATGTTCTCATTCCACCGGTGGTCGGGCTTGCTGTCCTTGTGGGTCTTTCGTTCCAGTGGCTCTACACATTCGGCGCTGCATTTTATGCGATTACGATTGTTCTTTTGGCGACCGCGAAGCCGTTGCCCGTAATCCAACCTGCTGAGAAACCCAAGTCTCCCCGCAAAACCAACGGGCGAGTTCTTGTGAACGGAATTCTAATCCCTATCGCGGCGATGTCGCTTTTGGAGGGGGCGCGAAAGATAAACAGCATAATTTTCCCGCTCATCGTCATGAATCAAGCGAGAGGCACTGCGTCTGATGTGGGCTTTTTGGCCGGAGCAATAGCCCTGTTAGAAATTCCAATGATGCTGTTTTGGTCGTCACAGTTAAAGCGCTTTAAAAAATCCACCATAATCGCTGTGGCGGCAATAATATATTCCGTTTACTTGGTCATTCAATCTAATGCTTCGTCTATAGCTGGTATATATCTAATAATTCCGTTGAATGTAATCGGCGCGTCCGCGCTAATGAGTATTAATATTACGTTTTTGCAAGACTTGATTCCGGATCAACTAGGTTTAAGCACTTCTTTGATCTCAGTGACTGGCTTCGCCGGATGGGCGATTGCCTCCGGGACACTCGGGATAGGCGTTTCGTCACTCGGGTACTCAGGATTGTCGGCGGTGGCGGGCATCTTTGCTTTCGTTGCAGCCGTAACGCTATTTGCTCTTCAACGTGGTGCGGCCAGTGCCCCGGAGGAGCAATCTGCAAAAACCTAA
- a CDS encoding HAD family hydrolase, with the protein MAKFRCVLSDVHNVAIMWNPLIVSELEHEFGLPIGTIMTSAFGSEIGFAATVGRVHHEDWAAELAKNLPSELVRRWLSYLGDLNHEYITLLRSLKSSGIRVGFVTNATSRLEKEMLHHGFADAADFIVASYQIGKAKPDAEFYKFAITKAACSTDQILYIDDDPRFVSAGARAGITSIQYVGNAKIYEQLAEHGFDI; encoded by the coding sequence ATGGCAAAATTTCGATGCGTGCTGTCCGACGTCCACAATGTGGCCATTATGTGGAACCCACTGATTGTAAGTGAACTCGAACACGAGTTCGGTCTGCCGATCGGTACGATTATGACCTCGGCATTCGGTTCAGAAATCGGCTTTGCGGCCACTGTCGGAAGAGTACATCACGAGGATTGGGCAGCCGAGCTTGCGAAGAACCTGCCGTCGGAATTGGTTCGCAGGTGGTTGTCGTACCTGGGAGATCTCAACCATGAATACATTACTCTTCTAAGATCTCTCAAATCTAGCGGCATCCGCGTCGGCTTTGTGACGAATGCCACCTCGCGATTGGAAAAAGAGATGCTGCATCACGGCTTCGCTGATGCCGCCGATTTTATCGTCGCTTCCTATCAGATTGGCAAGGCGAAGCCTGATGCAGAATTCTACAAATTCGCTATCACCAAGGCGGCATGTAGCACCGATCAGATTTTATACATCGACGATGACCCGAGGTTTGTTAGTGCGGGTGCTCGCGCAGGGATAACGTCGATACAATACGTCGGAAACGCGAAGATATATGAGCAATTAGCCGAGCATGGGTTCGACATCTGA